In Gossypium raimondii isolate GPD5lz chromosome 12, ASM2569854v1, whole genome shotgun sequence, a single window of DNA contains:
- the LOC105763631 gene encoding GDSL esterase/lipase At5g03610 — protein sequence MPFSFFHLLCYITIIFAEVDAVNEGASKSKSKLRLFVFGDSYVDTGNWRKSIGSSWKEPYGITFPGKPSGRFSDGRVLTDYIASYLGIRTPIAYKWRKEVKRSNLEYGMNFAYGGTGVLDTLANQPNMTTQIDFFQRLVEQKVYGKQDLDNSVGLISVAGNDYATYLARNTHDLQKLGDFTKKIMDQLEINIDRIRGLGVKRIAVTLIEPMGCIPLQAASSSYSNCTQALNLGSKFHNQMLNQSLQNLNAKDNSTAFITLDLYDAFFSALNKFTTHAPAGSLGLKPCCEGKEMGKYYCGSVDESGAKLYTICENPNLSFFWDTLHPSQNGWHSIFSSLRSSLHKLTT from the exons AtgccattttctttctttcatcttCTTTGCTACATTACTATAATATTTGCAG AAGTTGATGCAGTAAATGAGGGCGCTtcgaaatctaaatctaaattaaGGTTGTTTGTGTTTGGAGACTCATACGTTGATACGGGTAATTGGAGAAAATCCATTGGAAGTTCGTGGAAAGAGCCATACGGCATTACTTTTCCTGGCAAACCATCTGGTCGCTTTTCTGATGGTCGAGTCCTCACTGATTACATAG CATCGTATTTGGGGATAAGAACTCCAATAGCATACAAATGGAGGAAAGAGGTGAAGAGATCAAATTTAGAATATGGTATGAATTTCGCGTATGGAGGGACGGGAGTGTTGGATACTTTGGCCAATCAACCCAACATGACTacccaaattgatttttttcaacgTTTGGTTGAACAAAAAGTGTACGGCAAGCAGGATCTCGACAACTCCGTTGGCCTCATCTCGGTCGCCGGCAATGATTACGCTACTTATCTCGCTAGGAACACCCACGATCTCCAG AAATTGGGTGACTTCACTAAAAAGATAATGGATCAGCTGGAAATAAACATAGACAGGATCCGAGGTTTAGGAGTGAAAAGAATAGCAGTAACATTGATTGAGCCAATGGGATGCATACCTCTACAAGCTGCCTCTTCCTCCTATTCAAATTGCACTCAAGCCTTGAACTTAGGATCTAAGTTCCACAACCAAATGTTGAACCAATCTCTCCAAAACTTGAATGCTAAGGACAACTCTACTGCTTTCATCACCCTTGATCTCTACGATGCATTTTTTTCAGCTCTAAACAAGTTTACAACGCATGCACCag CAGGAAGTTTGGGATTGAAGCCATGCTGTGAGGGAAAAGAGATGGGGAAATATTACTGTGGAAGTGTGGATGAGAGTGGGGCAAAGCTGTACACTATTTGTGAGAATCCAAATTTGTCATTCTTTTGGGACACACTCCATCCTTCTCAGAATGGTTGGCATTCAATTTTCTCCTCTCTACGATCTTCCCTTCACAAGCTCACTACCTAG